A section of the Corynebacterium tuberculostearicum genome encodes:
- a CDS encoding DEAD/DEAH box helicase translates to MTETHLDSFTAALPYPLDEFQVKGCQAVENGHGVLVCAPTGAGKTIVGEFAVSLALSRGTKCFYTTPIKALSNQKYHDLVEEHGEEAVGLLTGDVSINSDAEIVVMTTEVLRNMIYAESAALDRLTHVVMDEIHFLADASRGAVWEEVILNLADHVSIIGLSATVSNSEEFGDWLSTVRGDTTVIVSEHRPVPLDQWMMLGRKIYPLFEPESGGQVNAELERRIQRLEAGDTDDGRADYKSGKGFRARARHKGGGRSEFHGKGRGRSGAAREQDRYRPLGRPEVLKVLQSQDMLPAITFIFSRAGCDGALYQCLRSRMVLTSQEEAQQIKDIVDAGVEGIPEEDLQVLDFKRWREALSRGFAAHHAGMLPAFRHIVEDLFVRGLVRAVFATETLALGINMPARTVVLEKLIKFNGEAHVDLTPGQYTQLTGRAGRRGIDTLGNAVVQWAPAMDPRQVAGLASTRTYPLISTFAPGYNMAINLLGMLGFEDSLRLLEKSFAQFQADGSVVEETREIERAEHRVRELRNQLDDAVASLAPPAKDGEDPAEVLMDYVRLRRELTAEEKQSKIDSANQRNREVIAVLGRLQLGDVIAMPGKKRPILAAVVTPANQTADPRPWITTESGWSGRIDAAGINNPPIQVGSIKIPKPVRKNPRRNTRYVQDVLHREHFDRPKRMKSHTRARPNKRVGQLRDALRGHPAHDWPATDREQLAGLAQKLARRERDRDKLQSKVNKATDTLGRTFERIVDLLAEMDYVEFTGAGADRTPVITEEGERLAKIHSESDLLVAQCLKRGIWDELDPAELAGVASLCCFENRKATSGQPEAATERMADAMNATWRVYTELTADEQRHRLPPTREPEAGFALAVHQWAAGAPLGYCMAAANEAGAELTPGDFVRWCRQVIDLLQQVAKTGYDGEIQRNARRAIDAIQRGVVAIGA, encoded by the coding sequence ATGACTGAAACTCATCTGGATTCTTTTACCGCAGCCCTGCCATACCCGTTGGATGAGTTCCAGGTAAAGGGCTGCCAGGCCGTGGAAAACGGTCACGGCGTACTGGTCTGCGCGCCGACTGGCGCCGGCAAAACCATCGTGGGTGAATTTGCGGTTTCCTTGGCACTGAGCCGGGGAACCAAGTGCTTTTATACGACGCCGATTAAAGCCTTGAGCAACCAGAAGTACCACGACTTGGTGGAAGAGCATGGCGAAGAAGCCGTAGGCCTGCTCACCGGTGACGTATCGATCAACTCTGATGCAGAGATCGTCGTCATGACCACAGAGGTGCTGCGCAATATGATTTACGCAGAATCCGCGGCCCTCGATCGCTTGACCCACGTGGTTATGGATGAAATCCACTTTTTGGCCGATGCATCGCGCGGCGCGGTATGGGAAGAGGTCATCCTCAACCTCGCGGACCATGTCTCCATCATCGGCCTATCTGCCACAGTGTCCAATTCGGAAGAATTCGGCGATTGGCTTTCTACGGTGCGCGGCGATACCACCGTCATCGTCTCCGAACACCGCCCAGTTCCCCTCGACCAATGGATGATGCTGGGACGCAAGATTTATCCGCTCTTCGAACCAGAATCTGGCGGCCAGGTCAACGCCGAGCTAGAGCGTAGGATCCAGCGCCTTGAGGCCGGTGATACCGACGATGGTCGCGCGGACTATAAGTCCGGCAAAGGTTTTCGCGCCCGCGCCCGTCACAAGGGCGGCGGACGCAGCGAATTCCACGGTAAGGGAAGGGGACGCTCCGGCGCCGCCCGGGAGCAGGATCGCTATCGCCCCTTGGGCCGCCCAGAGGTATTGAAGGTATTGCAATCGCAGGACATGCTTCCGGCGATCACCTTCATCTTCTCCCGTGCAGGCTGCGATGGCGCTCTCTATCAGTGCCTGCGCAGCCGCATGGTGCTTACCTCCCAGGAGGAGGCACAGCAGATTAAAGACATTGTCGATGCGGGTGTGGAAGGTATCCCTGAAGAAGATCTGCAGGTCCTAGACTTTAAGCGCTGGCGCGAAGCGCTGTCCCGTGGCTTTGCCGCACACCATGCAGGTATGCTGCCCGCGTTCCGGCACATCGTGGAAGACCTATTCGTACGCGGCCTCGTCCGCGCCGTGTTTGCTACTGAAACGCTCGCACTCGGCATCAATATGCCGGCGCGCACCGTGGTGCTAGAAAAGCTCATCAAGTTCAATGGTGAGGCGCACGTCGATCTCACCCCAGGCCAGTACACGCAGCTAACCGGCCGCGCAGGTCGCCGTGGCATCGATACCTTGGGCAATGCAGTAGTGCAATGGGCCCCCGCCATGGATCCGCGTCAAGTAGCTGGCCTTGCTTCTACCCGTACGTATCCTCTCATTTCCACTTTTGCACCGGGTTACAATATGGCGATCAATTTGCTGGGCATGCTTGGTTTCGAGGATTCTCTCCGCCTTTTGGAAAAGTCCTTCGCACAGTTCCAGGCCGATGGCTCCGTCGTGGAGGAAACTCGCGAGATTGAACGCGCGGAACATCGCGTGCGAGAACTGCGCAACCAGCTCGATGATGCCGTGGCATCGCTTGCACCACCTGCTAAGGACGGGGAGGATCCTGCCGAGGTTCTCATGGACTATGTCCGCCTGCGCCGCGAGCTCACGGCCGAGGAAAAGCAATCAAAAATCGATAGTGCCAATCAACGAAATCGAGAGGTTATCGCGGTACTGGGACGCCTGCAGCTGGGCGATGTTATTGCCATGCCCGGCAAGAAGCGTCCAATTCTCGCCGCGGTTGTTACTCCCGCGAACCAAACCGCGGATCCCCGCCCGTGGATTACCACTGAGTCCGGGTGGTCTGGCCGTATCGATGCAGCCGGAATCAATAACCCACCGATCCAAGTCGGTAGCATCAAGATCCCCAAGCCGGTGCGCAAGAATCCGCGCCGCAATACCCGATATGTGCAGGATGTCTTGCACCGCGAACACTTTGACCGTCCTAAGCGCATGAAGTCGCACACCCGCGCCCGGCCTAATAAGCGAGTGGGGCAGTTGCGCGACGCACTGCGTGGTCATCCAGCTCACGATTGGCCGGCTACTGACCGCGAACAGCTGGCGGGCCTGGCGCAAAAGCTTGCACGGCGCGAGCGTGATCGGGACAAGCTGCAATCCAAGGTCAATAAGGCTACGGATACCTTGGGCCGCACCTTCGAGCGCATTGTGGATCTCCTCGCAGAAATGGACTACGTCGAGTTCACCGGGGCTGGCGCGGACCGCACGCCGGTCATCACCGAAGAAGGCGAACGCCTTGCCAAAATTCACAGCGAATCCGATCTGCTCGTCGCCCAATGCCTCAAGCGCGGAATTTGGGATGAACTCGATCCCGCTGAGCTTGCAGGCGTTGCCTCCCTGTGCTGTTTCGAAAACCGCAAGGCCACCAGTGGGCAACCGGAAGCCGCCACCGAGCGCATGGCTGACGCTATGAATGCCACGTGGCGCGTATACACCGAACTCACCGCGGATGAGCAGCGCCACCGGCTGCCGCCCACCCGTGAACCAGAGGCCGGATTCGCTTTGGCGGTACACCAATGGGCGGCTGGGGCGCCATTGGGCTACTGCATGGCTGCGGCCAATGAAGCCGGCGCCGAGCTCACCCCGGGTGATTTTGTCCGTTGGTGCCGCCAAGTTATCGACTTGCTGCAACAAGTGGCTAAAACGGGGTACGACGGCGAGATTCAACGCAATGCCCGCCGGGCCATCGACGCAATTCAGCGCGGTGTCGTAGCCATTGGCGCCTAA
- the tatC gene encoding twin-arginine translocase subunit TatC, producing the protein MSSQSQPLSPQKASKSVKGKLRFSRKQKNPTGEMTLVEHLQELRRRIIISVLAVVVGAIIGFIWYQRAPFGLSPLGEILREPYCALPPDKRASFSADGECRLLATSPFEMLLLRLKVGALAGTVLSSPVWLYQVWAFVVPGLHKNERRYTLSFVSAAVGLFVAGAVLAYFILSVGLEFLMGIGAEYQTAALTGERYFYFLLALLLIFGISFEIPLLIVSLNLIGVLEYEHVKDKRRIIIVVVMIFAAFVTPGQDPFSMVVLAGSLILLIEIAFQFCRLHDKRMQRERPEWMDLDDETASPLGAAPQAVGGPTPVEAPSRVSPSPGPSQPVSHPVQQAQQQPQQTWTTGGKNAPSTSGGFFDDVL; encoded by the coding sequence ATGTCGTCACAGTCACAGCCTCTGTCTCCCCAGAAGGCAAGCAAGAGCGTGAAGGGTAAGCTGCGCTTTTCGCGCAAGCAGAAGAACCCCACCGGGGAGATGACCTTGGTGGAGCACCTGCAGGAGCTGCGCCGCCGCATCATTATTTCCGTGCTAGCGGTTGTCGTCGGGGCCATCATTGGGTTCATTTGGTACCAGCGAGCACCATTCGGGCTGTCTCCGTTGGGTGAAATTCTACGAGAGCCGTATTGTGCGCTGCCCCCCGATAAGCGAGCATCCTTCAGTGCGGACGGCGAGTGCCGACTATTGGCCACCAGCCCGTTTGAAATGCTCCTGTTGCGCCTAAAAGTAGGTGCCTTGGCCGGCACCGTATTGTCTTCTCCGGTGTGGCTGTATCAGGTCTGGGCCTTCGTTGTGCCAGGTCTCCATAAGAACGAGCGCCGCTACACGTTGAGCTTTGTCAGCGCCGCGGTGGGCCTATTCGTTGCCGGTGCCGTGCTGGCCTATTTCATCTTGTCCGTGGGTTTGGAATTCCTCATGGGTATCGGCGCCGAGTACCAAACAGCGGCCCTGACCGGTGAGCGATATTTCTACTTTCTCCTGGCCCTGCTGCTCATCTTTGGCATCAGCTTTGAAATCCCACTGCTTATCGTGTCCCTGAACCTTATTGGCGTGCTCGAGTATGAACACGTCAAAGACAAGCGTCGCATCATCATTGTCGTCGTGATGATTTTCGCGGCCTTCGTCACCCCAGGCCAGGATCCTTTCTCGATGGTGGTACTGGCTGGTTCACTCATCTTGCTCATCGAGATCGCATTCCAGTTCTGCCGCCTCCACGATAAGCGCATGCAGCGCGAACGCCCCGAGTGGATGGATCTCGATGATGAGACTGCTTCGCCGCTTGGCGCTGCACCACAAGCCGTTGGAGGGCCAACTCCTGTCGAGGCGCCGAGCAGAGTAAGCCCTTCACCGGGACCCTCTCAGCCCGTTTCACATCCAGTACAACAGGCACAGCAGCAGCCGCAGCAGACGTGGACCACCGGTGGCAAGAACGCTCCGTCGACAAGCGGCGGCTTTTTCGACGATGTCCTTTAG